One Streptomyces sp. NBC_00102 DNA segment encodes these proteins:
- a CDS encoding sulfate adenylyltransferase subunit 1 has protein sequence MTTTTTPLAETTLLRFATAGSVDDGKSTLVGRLLHDSKSVLTDQLEAVEHASRNRGQDTPDLALLTDGLRAEREQGITIDVAYRYFATARRRFILADTPGHVQYTRNMVTGASTAELAVVLVDARNGVVEQTRRHAAVAALLRVPHVVLAVNKMDLVDYQEPVFAAIAKEFTAYAASLGVPEITAIPISALAGDNVVDPSAHMDWYGGPTVLEHLETVPVSHDLTACPARFPVQYVIRPQTAEHPDYRGYAGQIASGVLRVGEPVTVLPSGRVSTIAGIDALGVSVDTAWAPQSVTVRLSDDVDVSRGDLIAPSGDLPASTQDVEATVCHVADQPLSVGQRVLLKHTTRTVKAIVKDIPSRLTLDDLSQHPAPGQLVANDIGRVVVRTAEPLALDAYADSRRTGSFLLIDPADGTTLSAGMAGASFAEAVRGGSTPEAAEDDAEWDF, from the coding sequence ATGACCACCACCACAACGCCGTTGGCCGAAACCACCCTGCTGCGCTTCGCCACCGCCGGCTCCGTCGACGACGGCAAGTCCACCCTCGTCGGCAGGCTCCTCCACGACTCCAAGTCCGTCCTCACCGACCAGCTGGAGGCCGTCGAGCACGCCTCCCGCAACCGCGGCCAGGACACCCCCGACCTCGCCCTCCTCACCGACGGCCTGCGCGCCGAACGCGAGCAGGGCATCACCATCGACGTCGCCTACCGCTACTTCGCCACCGCCCGGCGCCGGTTCATCCTCGCCGACACCCCCGGCCACGTGCAGTACACCCGCAACATGGTCACCGGCGCCTCCACCGCCGAACTCGCCGTCGTCCTCGTCGACGCCCGCAACGGCGTTGTCGAACAGACCCGCCGCCACGCCGCCGTCGCCGCCCTCCTGCGCGTCCCCCACGTCGTCCTCGCCGTCAACAAGATGGACCTCGTGGACTACCAGGAACCGGTGTTCGCAGCGATAGCGAAGGAGTTCACCGCGTACGCGGCCTCCCTCGGCGTCCCGGAGATCACCGCGATCCCCATCTCCGCGCTGGCCGGGGACAACGTGGTGGACCCGTCCGCGCACATGGACTGGTACGGCGGCCCGACGGTCCTGGAGCACCTGGAGACCGTCCCGGTCAGCCACGACCTCACGGCGTGCCCGGCACGCTTCCCGGTGCAGTACGTCATCCGGCCGCAGACCGCCGAGCACCCGGACTACCGCGGCTACGCGGGCCAGATCGCCTCCGGCGTGCTGCGGGTCGGCGAGCCCGTCACCGTACTGCCCTCGGGTCGTGTGTCGACCATCGCGGGCATCGACGCGCTGGGCGTGAGCGTGGACACCGCGTGGGCCCCGCAGTCGGTGACCGTGCGGCTCTCGGACGACGTGGACGTCTCGCGCGGCGACCTGATCGCCCCGAGCGGCGACCTCCCGGCCTCGACCCAGGACGTCGAGGCGACCGTCTGCCACGTCGCCGACCAGCCGCTCTCGGTCGGGCAGCGGGTGCTGCTCAAGCACACCACCCGCACGGTCAAGGCGATCGTGAAGGACATCCCCTCGCGGCTCACCCTCGACGACCTCTCCCAGCACCCCGCCCCGGGGCAGCTGGTAGCCAACGACATCGGGCGGGTGGTGGTCCGTACCGCCGAACCGCTCGCGCTCGACGCGTACGCCGACTCCCGGCGCACCGGATCATTCCTGTTGATCGACCCCGCGGACGGTACGACCCTCTCGGCCGGAATGGCGGGCGCCTCGTTCGCCGAAGCCGTCCGGGGCGGGTCCACGCCCGAAGCGGCCGAAGACGACGCCGAATGGGACTTCTGA
- the cysD gene encoding sulfate adenylyltransferase subunit CysD: MTSVATVPEGTVNPYALSHLDSLESEAVHIFREVAGEFERPVILFSGGKDSIVMLHLALKAFAPAPIPFTLLHVDTGHNFPEVLDYRDRAVAAHGLRLHIASVQDYIDAGTLRERPDGTRNPLQTVPLTEAIQQHRFDAVFGGGRRDEEKARAKERVFSLRDEFSQWDPRRQRPELWQLYNGRHAPGEHVRVFPISNWTELDVWQYIQRERIELPEIYFAHHREVFDRGGMWLTAGDWGGPKDTEPTETRLVRYRTVGDMSCTGAVDSDATTLDAVIAEIAASRLTERGATRADDKMSEAAMEDRKREGYF; this comes from the coding sequence GTGACGTCCGTCGCCACCGTGCCGGAAGGCACCGTCAACCCGTACGCGCTCAGCCACCTGGACTCCCTGGAGTCGGAGGCGGTGCACATCTTCCGTGAGGTGGCGGGGGAGTTCGAGCGGCCGGTGATCCTCTTCTCCGGCGGCAAGGACTCCATCGTGATGCTCCACCTCGCGCTGAAGGCCTTCGCCCCCGCCCCCATCCCCTTCACGCTCCTGCATGTCGACACCGGGCACAACTTCCCCGAGGTCCTCGACTACCGCGACCGCGCCGTCGCCGCCCACGGGCTGCGCCTGCACATCGCCTCCGTCCAGGACTACATCGACGCCGGAACCCTGCGCGAACGCCCCGACGGCACCCGCAACCCGCTCCAGACCGTCCCCCTCACCGAAGCGATCCAGCAGCACCGCTTCGACGCCGTCTTCGGCGGCGGACGCCGCGACGAGGAGAAGGCCCGCGCCAAGGAACGCGTCTTCTCCCTCCGCGACGAGTTCTCCCAGTGGGACCCCCGCCGCCAGCGCCCCGAACTCTGGCAGCTCTACAACGGCCGCCACGCCCCCGGCGAACACGTCCGCGTCTTCCCGATCTCCAACTGGACCGAACTCGACGTCTGGCAGTACATCCAGCGCGAGCGCATCGAGCTCCCCGAGATCTACTTCGCCCACCACCGCGAGGTCTTCGACCGGGGCGGCATGTGGCTCACCGCAGGCGACTGGGGCGGCCCCAAGGACACCGAACCCACCGAAACCCGCCTCGTGCGCTACCGCACCGTCGGCGACATGTCCTGCACCGGAGCCGTCGACTCCGACGCCACCACCCTCGACGCCGTCATCGCCGAAATCGCCGCCTCCCGCCTCACCGAACGCGGCGCCACCCGCGCCGACGACAAGATGAGCGAAGCCGCGATGGAAGACCGCAAGCGCGAGGGGTACTTCTAA
- a CDS encoding ABC transporter permease produces the protein MASTDIKSADPAGTAKRDDLAGLEAGLDALDAVQSHRTPVREVLVSKVLPPVLAVVLVVLVWQVLVWAKVTDDYKLPPPAAVWDSAQDMWVKGTLLEVIWTSVSRGLLGFVLAVLIGTPLGLLVARVRVVRAAIGPILSGLQSLPSVAWVAPAVIWLGLVDRTMYAVILLGAVPSIANGLVSGVDQVPPLFLRAGRTIGATGLRGTWHIVLPAALPGYLAGLKQGWAFSWRSLMAAEIIASSPDLGLGLGQLLENGRNNFDMPGIFLSILLILFVGVAIDLLIFSPLERWVLRSRGLLVKN, from the coding sequence ATGGCCAGCACTGACATCAAATCCGCCGACCCGGCGGGGACCGCCAAGCGGGACGACCTCGCGGGTCTGGAGGCCGGGCTCGACGCGCTGGACGCCGTCCAGTCGCACCGTACCCCGGTGCGGGAGGTCCTCGTCAGCAAGGTGTTGCCGCCGGTCCTGGCGGTCGTCCTGGTCGTCCTGGTCTGGCAGGTCCTGGTCTGGGCGAAGGTCACCGACGACTACAAGCTGCCGCCGCCCGCCGCCGTCTGGGACAGCGCGCAGGACATGTGGGTCAAGGGCACGCTGCTGGAGGTGATCTGGACCAGCGTCTCGCGCGGCCTGCTCGGCTTCGTGCTCGCGGTCCTCATCGGTACGCCGCTCGGCCTGCTCGTCGCCCGGGTCCGGGTGGTCCGCGCGGCGATCGGCCCGATCCTCTCCGGCCTCCAGTCGCTGCCCTCGGTGGCCTGGGTCGCCCCGGCCGTCATCTGGCTCGGCCTGGTCGACCGGACGATGTACGCGGTGATCCTGCTCGGCGCGGTCCCGTCGATCGCCAACGGTCTGGTGTCCGGCGTCGACCAGGTCCCGCCGCTCTTCCTGCGCGCGGGGCGCACCATCGGCGCGACCGGGCTGCGCGGCACCTGGCACATCGTGCTGCCGGCGGCGCTGCCGGGCTATCTCGCGGGGCTCAAGCAGGGCTGGGCCTTCTCCTGGCGCTCGCTGATGGCCGCCGAGATCATCGCCTCGTCCCCCGATCTCGGCCTGGGTCTCGGGCAGTTGCTGGAGAACGGCCGCAACAACTTCGACATGCCCGGGATCTTCCTGTCGATCCTGCTCATCCTGTTCGTCGGTGTCGCGATCGACCTGCTGATCTTCAGTCCGCTGGAGCGGTGGGTGCTGCGCAGCCGCGGTCTTCTCGTCAAGAACTGA
- a CDS encoding aliphatic sulfonate ABC transporter substrate-binding protein, whose amino-acid sequence MPATRTTVRRSLLAAAALPLLAVVLTACGYGSESTDDDSKKTDAAATAGAEKLSADTVSIGYFPNLTHATALVGVQEGTFQKELGGTKVKTSTFNAGPSEIEALNAGSIDIGFIGPSPSINGFTKSQGKGLRIIGGSASGGVKLVVNPDKIKTLADLKGKKIATPQLGNTQDVAFLNWISEQGWKVDAQSGKGDVSVVRSDNKVTPDAYKAGSLDGAWVPEPTASKLVSEGAKVLLDETTLWPDNKFVITNIIVSQKFLTEHPDVVEAVLRGSVKTNKWINENPDLAKASANKALEALSGKALPAEVLDPAWKSILVTNDPLAATLNAEADHAVKAGLLEKPNLDGIYDLTLLNKVLKAEGEPAVDDAGLGVK is encoded by the coding sequence GTGCCAGCCACCCGTACCACCGTCCGCCGCAGCCTGCTCGCTGCCGCCGCACTGCCGCTGCTCGCCGTGGTTCTCACCGCCTGCGGCTACGGCTCCGAGTCGACCGACGACGACTCGAAGAAGACGGACGCCGCCGCCACCGCCGGGGCGGAGAAGCTCTCCGCGGACACCGTGAGCATCGGGTACTTCCCGAACCTCACGCACGCCACCGCCCTGGTCGGAGTCCAGGAGGGCACCTTCCAGAAGGAGCTCGGCGGCACCAAGGTCAAGACGTCGACCTTCAACGCCGGCCCGTCCGAGATCGAGGCGCTCAACGCCGGTTCGATCGACATCGGCTTCATCGGCCCCTCGCCGTCCATCAACGGCTTCACCAAGTCCCAGGGCAAGGGCCTGCGGATCATCGGTGGTTCGGCCTCCGGTGGCGTGAAGCTCGTCGTCAACCCGGACAAGATCAAAACCCTGGCCGACCTCAAGGGCAAGAAGATCGCCACCCCGCAGCTCGGCAACACGCAGGACGTCGCGTTCCTCAACTGGATCTCCGAGCAGGGCTGGAAGGTCGACGCGCAGAGCGGCAAGGGCGACGTCTCCGTCGTCCGCTCGGACAACAAGGTGACGCCGGACGCCTACAAGGCCGGTTCCCTGGACGGCGCCTGGGTGCCGGAGCCGACCGCGTCCAAGCTGGTCTCCGAGGGCGCCAAGGTGCTGCTGGACGAGACGACGCTGTGGCCGGACAACAAGTTCGTCATCACCAACATCATCGTGTCGCAGAAGTTCCTGACCGAGCACCCCGACGTGGTCGAGGCGGTCCTGCGCGGTTCGGTGAAGACGAACAAGTGGATCAACGAGAACCCGGACCTGGCCAAGGCGTCCGCCAACAAGGCACTTGAGGCCCTGAGCGGCAAGGCGCTCCCGGCCGAGGTCCTCGACCCGGCCTGGAAGTCGATCCTGGTCACCAACGACCCGCTGGCCGCGACGCTGAACGCCGAGGCCGACCACGCGGTGAAGGCCGGTCTGCTGGAGAAGCCCAACCTCGACGGCATCTACGACCTGACCCTGCTCAACAAGGTCCTCAAGGCCGAGGGCGAGCCCGCGGTCGACGACGCCGGACTCGGCGTCAAGTAG
- a CDS encoding phosphoadenylyl-sulfate reductase produces MTNTLRADGLTEAELEELAGRAGRELEDASALDILTWAADTFGERFCVTSSMEDAVVAHLASRARPGVDVVFLDTGYHFPETIGTRDAVEAVMDVKVITLTPRQTVAEQDAEYGPALHDRDPDLCCALRKVKPLEEGLTGYTAWATGLRRDESPTRAGTPVVGWDAKRRKVKVSPIARWTQDDVDAYVLEHGVLTNPLLMDGYASVGCAPCTRRVLEGEDARAGRWAGRGKTECGLHG; encoded by the coding sequence ATGACGAACACCCTGCGGGCCGACGGACTCACCGAAGCGGAGCTGGAAGAGCTCGCCGGGCGGGCGGGACGGGAGCTGGAGGACGCCTCGGCGCTGGACATCCTCACCTGGGCGGCGGACACCTTCGGCGAGCGGTTCTGTGTCACCTCCTCCATGGAGGACGCGGTGGTCGCCCACCTCGCTTCCCGGGCCCGGCCCGGCGTGGACGTGGTCTTCCTCGACACCGGCTACCACTTCCCCGAGACCATCGGGACGCGGGACGCGGTGGAGGCGGTGATGGACGTCAAGGTCATCACGCTGACGCCTCGCCAGACGGTGGCCGAGCAGGACGCGGAGTACGGACCGGCGCTGCACGACCGGGACCCCGACCTGTGCTGCGCGCTGCGCAAGGTGAAGCCGCTCGAAGAGGGACTGACCGGATACACCGCCTGGGCGACCGGGCTGCGCCGCGACGAGTCACCGACCCGGGCGGGCACCCCGGTGGTCGGCTGGGACGCGAAGCGCCGCAAGGTGAAGGTCTCGCCGATCGCCCGCTGGACGCAGGACGACGTGGACGCCTACGTGCTGGAGCACGGGGTGCTCACCAACCCGCTGCTGATGGACGGTTACGCCTCCGTCGGCTGCGCTCCCTGCACCCGCCGGGTGCTGGAGGGCGAGGACGCGCGCGCCGGCCGCTGGGCGGGGCGGGGCAAGACCGAGTGCGGGCTGCACGGCTGA
- the cysC gene encoding adenylyl-sulfate kinase, translating to MTTDQEISMSVTGTGATVWLTGLPSAGKTTIAYELAGRLKSDGHRVEVLDGDEIREFLSAGLGFSREDRHTNVQRIGFVAELLAANGVKVLVPVIAPYADSRDAVRKRHHSEGTPYLEVHVATPVDVCSVRDVKGLYAKQAAGEISGLTGVDDPYEAPESPDLRIESHQQTVQESASALHALLTERGLA from the coding sequence ATGACGACTGATCAGGAGATATCGATGAGCGTGACGGGGACGGGAGCCACCGTCTGGCTGACCGGTCTGCCGAGCGCGGGCAAGACCACCATCGCGTACGAACTCGCGGGCCGCCTGAAGAGCGACGGCCACCGGGTGGAGGTCCTCGACGGCGACGAGATCCGGGAGTTCCTCTCCGCGGGCCTCGGCTTCTCCCGCGAGGACCGCCACACGAACGTGCAGCGGATCGGCTTCGTCGCCGAACTGCTCGCGGCGAACGGCGTGAAGGTGCTGGTTCCGGTGATCGCTCCGTACGCGGACAGCCGTGACGCGGTCCGCAAGCGGCACCACTCCGAGGGCACCCCCTACCTGGAGGTGCACGTGGCCACGCCGGTCGACGTGTGCTCCGTGCGCGACGTGAAGGGGCTGTACGCCAAGCAGGCCGCGGGCGAGATCAGCGGCCTCACCGGGGTCGACGACCCCTACGAGGCGCCCGAATCACCCGACCTGCGCATCGAGTCGCACCAGCAGACCGTGCAGGAGTCCGCAAGCGCGCTCCACGCGCTGCTCACCGAGAGGGGCCTGGCGTGA
- a CDS encoding DUF1697 domain-containing protein, translated as MTTTYALLLRGINVGGHRKVPMPELRALLSELGHSGVTTYLQSGNAVLTAASDDEKEVAAGIERAVEEHFGFAVDCLVRSGAYLRAVADACPFPAAELEGKQLHVTFYDGPVTEDRFAPVDPAAHLPEEFRLGDRALYLYAPEGLGRSGLAVALARPAVTKGLVATSRNWNTVVKLVELTRD; from the coding sequence ATGACGACGACGTACGCACTCCTGCTGCGCGGCATCAACGTCGGGGGCCACCGCAAGGTGCCCATGCCGGAACTGCGCGCGCTCCTCTCGGAACTGGGCCACAGCGGTGTGACCACGTACCTGCAGAGCGGCAACGCGGTCCTCACCGCGGCGAGCGACGACGAGAAGGAGGTCGCGGCCGGGATCGAGCGGGCCGTCGAGGAGCACTTCGGGTTCGCCGTCGACTGCCTCGTCCGCTCCGGCGCCTACCTCCGTGCCGTCGCCGACGCATGCCCCTTCCCCGCCGCGGAGTTGGAGGGCAAGCAGCTGCACGTCACCTTCTACGACGGGCCGGTCACCGAGGACCGCTTCGCACCGGTGGACCCCGCCGCCCATCTGCCGGAGGAGTTCCGGCTCGGCGACCGTGCCCTCTACCTCTACGCCCCGGAGGGCCTCGGCCGCTCCGGCCTCGCCGTCGCACTCGCCCGGCCCGCCGTCACCAAGGGGCTCGTCGCCACCAGCCGCAACTGGAACACCGTGGTCAAGCTCGTGGAGCTGACCCGTGACTGA
- a CDS encoding nuclear transport factor 2 family protein → MTELPYPVAEAIENELRLLDPEVRRSAQLLATVLHPEFREIGTSGRLWDRAAIIAELTSEATNRPGPLTASRMEGVELCPGLVHLTFDTEHKGSRAHRSSLWRLTDGGWQLYFHQATPFVADPFNEA, encoded by the coding sequence GTGACTGAGCTCCCGTACCCGGTGGCCGAGGCCATCGAGAACGAACTGCGCCTGCTCGACCCCGAGGTACGCCGCTCCGCGCAGCTCCTCGCGACGGTGCTGCACCCCGAGTTCCGCGAGATCGGCACCAGCGGCCGGCTCTGGGACCGCGCCGCGATCATCGCGGAACTCACCTCCGAGGCCACCAACCGCCCCGGACCCCTGACCGCCTCCCGGATGGAGGGCGTCGAGCTCTGCCCCGGCCTCGTCCACCTGACCTTCGACACCGAGCACAAAGGCAGCCGCGCGCACCGGAGTTCACTGTGGCGGTTGACGGACGGGGGCTGGCAGCTCTACTTCCACCAGGCCACCCCGTTCGTCGCGGACCCGTTCAACGAGGCCTGA
- a CDS encoding ABC transporter ATP-binding protein has product MATSTLTKAEDRASVEHAARINHVSKSFAGPTGQQLVLDDITLDVAPGEFVTLLGASGCGKSTLLNLVAGLDRPSAGSIETPGGRPALMFQEHALFPWLTAGKNIELALRLRGVSKAERRPEAERLLELVRLGGAYGKRVHELSGGMRQRVAMARALAQDSQLLLMDEPFAALDAITRDVLHDELTRIWRETNASVLFVTHNVREAVRLAQRVVLLSSRPGRIAREWTVGIEHPRRIEDSAVAELSVEITEELRGEIRRHGQH; this is encoded by the coding sequence ATGGCGACCAGCACCCTCACCAAGGCCGAGGACCGCGCGTCGGTCGAGCACGCCGCTCGTATCAACCACGTATCGAAGTCCTTCGCCGGACCCACCGGTCAGCAGCTCGTCCTGGACGACATCACGCTCGATGTCGCTCCCGGCGAGTTCGTCACCCTCCTGGGAGCCTCCGGGTGCGGCAAGTCGACGCTGCTCAACCTGGTGGCGGGACTCGACCGCCCGTCCGCGGGGTCCATCGAGACCCCCGGCGGGCGGCCGGCCCTGATGTTCCAGGAGCACGCCCTCTTCCCGTGGCTCACCGCGGGCAAGAACATCGAACTCGCCCTGCGGCTGCGCGGGGTGTCCAAGGCCGAGCGCCGCCCCGAGGCGGAGCGGCTGCTCGAACTCGTGCGCCTGGGCGGGGCGTACGGCAAACGGGTGCACGAGCTCTCCGGCGGCATGCGCCAGCGGGTCGCGATGGCCCGCGCGCTCGCCCAGGACAGCCAACTGCTGCTGATGGACGAGCCGTTCGCCGCGCTCGACGCGATCACCCGTGACGTACTGCACGACGAACTCACCCGGATCTGGCGGGAGACCAACGCCTCGGTCCTCTTCGTCACCCACAACGTGCGCGAGGCGGTGCGTCTCGCTCAGCGGGTCGTGCTGCTGTCGTCCCGGCCGGGACGGATCGCCCGTGAGTGGACGGTCGGCATCGAACACCCGCGCCGCATCGAGGACTCCGCCGTCGCGGAGCTGTCCGTCGAGATCACCGAAGAACTGCGTGGGGAGATCCGCCGCCATGGCCAGCACTGA
- a CDS encoding MarR family winged helix-turn-helix transcriptional regulator: MPEFLDLHGKTSKALRALADAAMRRHGLHVGQNHLLARLWERDGSTPGEVAAALNVTTPTVVKMADRMTAAGLLTRRRDERDNRLVRLWLTDAGRALREPVEADRRAIEEKVTAELTGAERDILLSALAKVHRSATGLLKEPGAGRKPPPDPAG, encoded by the coding sequence ATGCCCGAGTTCCTGGACCTGCACGGCAAGACGTCCAAGGCCCTCCGGGCGCTGGCCGACGCGGCCATGCGGCGCCACGGACTGCACGTGGGGCAGAACCACCTGCTCGCCAGGTTGTGGGAGCGGGACGGCAGCACGCCCGGCGAGGTCGCCGCCGCGCTGAACGTCACGACGCCCACCGTCGTCAAGATGGCCGACCGGATGACCGCGGCGGGGCTGCTCACCCGGCGCCGCGACGAGCGGGACAACCGCCTCGTCCGCCTCTGGCTCACCGACGCGGGGCGCGCGCTGCGCGAGCCCGTCGAAGCGGACCGGCGCGCGATCGAGGAGAAGGTCACCGCGGAGCTCACCGGGGCCGAGCGTGACATCCTCCTGAGCGCCCTGGCGAAGGTCCACCGGTCGGCCACCGGACTCCTGAAGGAACCCGGCGCCGGCCGGAAGCCCCCGCCGGACCCGGCCGGGTGA
- a CDS encoding NAD(P)H-binding protein has translation MILVTGATGNIGRELTRELDAKGAELRLLVRDAARAAALPERAERVVGDLGEPSTLTPAFAGVDSLFLVTQGIGTDHTAAAVAAAEAAGVGHIVHLSSLHVTIEPLPAMAHWHHEREKIVRASAIPATFLRPGGFMTNALDWIPTLNEGNHVLDPVGPGRSAPIDPADIAAVAALVLTGTGHRGKEYALTGGEALTVTEQVSILSRATGRDIEVRAVNTPDEAVRSRFPHGAPRALADAITEGFTLMRADTVGFRTDTVERLLGRTPRTFADWCARHADAFRRPESA, from the coding sequence ATGATACTGGTCACCGGGGCGACGGGGAACATCGGCCGTGAGCTCACCCGCGAACTCGACGCGAAGGGAGCCGAGTTACGTCTTCTCGTACGCGACGCGGCCCGTGCCGCCGCACTGCCCGAGCGTGCCGAGCGCGTCGTCGGCGACCTGGGCGAGCCCTCGACGCTGACTCCGGCCTTCGCCGGCGTCGACTCGCTCTTCCTGGTCACCCAGGGCATCGGCACCGACCACACCGCCGCTGCCGTCGCCGCCGCCGAGGCGGCGGGCGTGGGGCACATCGTGCACCTGTCCTCCCTCCACGTCACCATCGAACCGCTCCCCGCCATGGCCCACTGGCACCACGAACGCGAGAAGATCGTCCGCGCCTCGGCGATACCCGCCACCTTCCTCCGGCCCGGCGGTTTCATGACCAACGCCCTCGACTGGATCCCCACCCTCAACGAGGGAAACCACGTCCTCGACCCGGTCGGTCCGGGCCGCTCCGCACCCATCGACCCCGCGGACATCGCCGCGGTCGCCGCCCTCGTCCTCACCGGGACCGGTCATCGGGGCAAGGAGTACGCCCTCACCGGCGGCGAGGCGCTCACCGTCACCGAGCAGGTGAGCATCCTCTCCCGCGCCACCGGCCGCGACATCGAGGTACGCGCGGTGAACACGCCGGACGAGGCCGTACGGTCCCGCTTCCCGCACGGGGCGCCCCGGGCGCTCGCCGACGCCATCACCGAGGGCTTCACGCTCATGCGCGCCGACACCGTCGGGTTCCGGACGGACACCGTCGAACGGCTGCTCGGCCGTACACCGCGTACCTTCGCGGACTGGTGCGCACGTCACGCCGACGCGTTCCGCAGGCCCGAGTCCGCCTGA
- a CDS encoding ABC transporter ATP-binding protein: protein MVRDGRAILDTVSLTVRQGEHWALLGANGAGKSTLLGLLGAVTHPTRGTVQVLGRTLGRVDLRELRTLLGHVNPRHPLQSALTVRQVALTGLTNSVEPLPRWSPTAEERARADELLAMLGMGGKEASRWLSLSQGERGRTLIARSLMPSPRLLLLDEPATGLDLAAREQLLDSLDALREEHPELATVLVTHHLEELPASTTHAMLLRGGKCVASGPADEVLTTDRVSDCFGHPVRITRTDGRWSARAQRVTRR, encoded by the coding sequence GTGGTCCGTGACGGCCGGGCGATCCTGGACACCGTCTCGCTCACCGTCCGGCAGGGCGAGCACTGGGCGCTCCTGGGTGCCAACGGCGCCGGGAAGAGCACCCTGCTGGGGCTGCTCGGCGCGGTCACCCACCCCACCCGGGGCACGGTGCAGGTGCTCGGCAGGACGCTGGGCCGGGTGGATCTGCGGGAGCTGCGTACGCTGCTCGGGCACGTCAACCCCCGGCACCCGCTCCAGTCCGCCCTGACGGTGCGTCAAGTAGCTCTGACGGGTCTCACCAACTCGGTCGAACCGCTGCCGCGTTGGTCGCCGACGGCGGAGGAGCGGGCGCGGGCGGACGAGCTGCTGGCGATGCTCGGGATGGGCGGCAAGGAGGCCTCGCGCTGGCTGTCGCTCTCCCAGGGTGAGCGGGGCAGGACGCTGATCGCGCGCAGCCTGATGCCGAGCCCCCGGCTGCTGCTCCTCGACGAACCGGCAACCGGCCTGGACCTGGCGGCCCGGGAGCAGCTGCTGGACAGCCTGGACGCCCTGCGCGAGGAGCATCCGGAGCTGGCGACGGTGCTGGTCACGCACCACCTGGAGGAGCTGCCCGCGTCCACGACCCACGCGATGCTGCTGCGCGGCGGGAAGTGCGTGGCGTCGGGGCCGGCCGACGAGGTACTGACCACGGACCGGGTCAGCGACTGCTTCGGCCATCCGGTGCGCATCACGCGTACGGACGGCCGCTGGAGCGCACGGGCGCAGCGGGTAACCCGCCGCTGA
- a CDS encoding sirohydrochlorin chelatase yields MRAPVLLVIAHGSRDPRHAATVHALTARVRSLRPGLRVETGFLDFNAPSVPRVLERLNSPSSSGTEEVVALPLLLTRAFHAKSDIPSVLREARARLPRLRVRQAGVLGPSPLLLSALEQRLHEAGLTPADRCSTGLVLASAGSTDPEAIAVIAEIARELRHTGWCAVRPAFASANSPGGFPRTADAVRALRADGVDRVAVAPYVVAPGRLPDRIVAGAAEAGADALSEVLGAAPALARLLLTRYDDARAAHPLSLSA; encoded by the coding sequence ATGCGCGCACCCGTCCTTCTCGTCATCGCCCACGGCAGCCGCGATCCGCGGCACGCGGCGACCGTGCACGCGCTCACCGCGCGGGTACGGTCGCTGCGGCCGGGGCTCCGCGTGGAGACGGGGTTCCTCGACTTCAACGCACCGTCGGTGCCCAGGGTGCTGGAGCGCCTGAACTCCCCGAGCTCATCGGGTACGGAAGAAGTCGTCGCGCTGCCGCTGCTGCTCACCAGGGCTTTCCACGCCAAGAGCGACATCCCCTCGGTGCTGCGCGAGGCCCGGGCCCGGCTGCCCCGGCTGCGCGTCCGGCAGGCGGGCGTCCTCGGTCCCTCCCCACTGCTCCTCTCCGCGCTGGAGCAGCGGTTGCACGAGGCGGGTCTCACCCCCGCCGACCGATGCTCGACGGGGCTGGTTCTGGCCTCGGCGGGCTCCACGGACCCGGAGGCGATCGCAGTGATCGCTGAAATCGCGCGGGAGCTGCGGCACACCGGTTGGTGCGCCGTGCGGCCTGCGTTCGCCTCCGCCAACTCGCCCGGCGGGTTCCCCCGCACCGCGGACGCGGTGCGGGCGCTGCGCGCCGACGGGGTGGACCGGGTGGCGGTGGCACCGTACGTCGTCGCACCCGGCCGGCTGCCGGACCGGATCGTCGCGGGGGCGGCCGAGGCCGGCGCCGACGCGCTCTCCGAGGTGCTCGGAGCCGCCCCGGCCCTGGCCCGGCTGCTGCTGACGCGGTACGACGACGCACGGGCGGCCCACCCGCTCTCCCTGTCGGCCTGA